The following coding sequences lie in one Haematobia irritans isolate KBUSLIRL chromosome 3, ASM5000362v1, whole genome shotgun sequence genomic window:
- the LOC142231436 gene encoding uncharacterized protein LOC142231436 codes for MRFSRGTPLNTNYFFGSNELEAVDSYKDLGLLMDQRLNFRKHILMVVSKAYTALGFMKRWSKEFNDPLVTKTLYTSLVRPNLEYGSVVWDPYYAIFKNMIESVQKQFLLFCLRGRYQSLRNLVMIHFLKLNSTFLDIGTYRISKSGQ; via the exons ATGCGATTTTCAAGAGGAACTCCTCTAAATACTAATTATTTTTTCGGATCTAATGAACTAGAAGCTGTCGATTCCTATAAGGATCTAGGTTTACTTATGGATCAACGTCTAAACTTTCGTAAGCATATTCTAATGGTAGTTAGTAAAGCTTACACTGCCCTTGGCTTCATGAAACGGTGGAGCAAAGAATTCAACGATCCCTTAGTTACGAAAACTTTATACACTTCATTGGTAAGACCGAACCTGGAATACGGTTCCGTAGTTTGGGACCCCTATTACGCCATTTTTAAGAATATgattgaatctgttcagaagCAATTCCTTCTATTTTGTCTTCGTGGAC GCTATCAGTCATTAAGAAATCTAGTAATGATACACTTCTTGAAATTAAATTCAACGTTTCTGGATATTGGAACATATAGG ATTTCCAAATCAGGACAATGA